AGATTTCGAATCGACCGTATTCGCGGAACCCGAGGCGGCGGTAGACGGGCACACCCAGCTCCGTCCCCTGGAGTGCCCCGATTCGATAGCCGCGGTCCCGCCCCTCGCGCAGCGCCGCCGCGGTCATCGCTCTCCCGAGGCCAAGCCCGCGGACGGCAGGGAGTGTCCCCACGGAGTAGAGGCCCGCCACGCCGGCGGAGGTGAACAGCTCCGAGGACGCCACGGCCTGGCCGTCGAGTCGACCGAGGAAGGCAACGGAATTCTCTCGGCGATCCGGAGGCATGCCCATCCTGATGTCCATGAGCCGCGGCACGAGAGCCTCGTCAATCTGGAAGGTCGTCGCGAAGATGCAGATGAAGGCCTCGAGGTCTCCGCGGCTCTCCACCCGGTCGATGGTCAGATTCCGCGGCAGTGGCTCCTCGGGCAGCTGGGCAAGGTCCATCGCCATGCCTGGCACCACGAGGACGTGCGTCAATCCCTTGGCCTGAAGATGCCTTCCTAGCTCCGGAGGGACCGTGGACGAACCCACGGTCCACTCCAATGGCAGGCCGCGGTTCCGGAACTCGGCGAGCAACTCGTCGATTCTCCGTGCCACCTCCTCCGCGGCGAGTTGGGCGGTCATCACGCCGTTGAACAACGGATCGGGCAGGCCCGTAGCGAACCAGGTAATTCCGCGGTCCTCGTGGACCTCGCACCCCGGCCCACGTCCCCACCCCACGAAGAAGTCGATGCAGTTCTGCTCGATCGCATCGACGAGGGCCTTGTGCGAGAACTCCGTGAGGGTGCGGGGCAGCGTCCCACCCGGGGCTGCCTTCCAGGAATCCCACGGGGGTCATGAACCCTGTGCACGCCGGGTGCCTCCCCCGGGTGGCCCATTTAGTCCTTACGTCAGCCTCAAGCCGCCTCCGCCGGATGGCCGCCAACGGCGTCGCCGGGACGAGGACCCGCGGAATCACGCGCGAGGTGCGGTCCCCCGGCCGCTAGGAGTGAGGGAGATGTCGGCGTTCTCGGAGCGGTTCCGAATCCGCAAGCCGTTCGACCTGCTATCGGATAAGGAGCGAAAGGCGATTCACGAGGGGGCCCTCGAGGTCATGGAAACCACGGGTGTGCGGATGCACAGTCGCGCGGCGCGCAAGGACCTCAGGGCCGTCGGTGCGATCGTGGAGGAGGGCAGCCCCGACGTCCGCTTCCCGCCCGACGTCGTCCGCGAGCTCGTCAGCAAGGCGCCGCGGGAGCTCACGCTCGCGGGCCGCACGAAGGAGTTCGACCTGCCCATGACGGGGGACCACTTCTACACGACCATGGACGGCTGCGGCGTGCACGTCTGGGAGGCCGAGACGAACAGCCGCCGGGAATCCCTGCTTGAGGACATCCGGCGGACCGCCGTCATCGGCGACTACCTGCCCTATCTGAGCATCTATGAGCCTATGGTCGTCGCCCACGACGTGCCCGAGAAGGTCCACGTGGCTACCGGCGTGAAGGTCGGCCTGGAGAACACGCAGAAGCACATCCTCTCCGAGTCTACGACGAACGCCGCGGAGGCGCGGGCCCAGGTGGCCATGGCCTCAGAGGTCCTCGGCTCCTTGGAGGAACTGCGGAAGCGCCATCTCCTCTCCGCGATGCTCTGCACGATCTCCCCGCTCTCCGTCGACGGGAACGCGTCGGACGCGGCGCTGGTCTGGGCTGAGAACCACGTGCCCGTGCACATCACGGGGATGGCGCAGACCGGGGTCAGTGGTCCTGCGTCGATCGCGGGCGACCTCGTCGTGAACCACGCGGAGACGCTTGCGGTCGTCTGCATGCTCGAGGCCCACGAGCCCGGCGCTCCTGCAATCTACGGGTCTGTTCTGAGCGGGATGGACCCCAAGACGGGCGCGTACATGGGCTCGTCCCCAGAGAGTGACCTCCTGGCCATCGGCTCCATCGAGATGGCCAAGTTC
The window above is part of the Thermoplasmata archaeon genome. Proteins encoded here:
- a CDS encoding GNAT family N-acetyltransferase, whose translation is MGWGRGPGCEVHEDRGITWFATGLPDPLFNGVMTAQLAAEEVARRIDELLAEFRNRGLPLEWTVGSSTVPPELGRHLQAKGLTHVLVVPGMAMDLAQLPEEPLPRNLTIDRVESRGDLEAFICIFATTFQIDEALVPRLMDIRMGMPPDRRENSVAFLGRLDGQAVASSELFTSAGVAGLYSVGTLPAVRGLGLGRAMTAAALREGRDRGYRIGALQGTELGVPVYRRLGFREYGRFEI
- a CDS encoding trimethylamine methyltransferase family protein produces the protein MSAFSERFRIRKPFDLLSDKERKAIHEGALEVMETTGVRMHSRAARKDLRAVGAIVEEGSPDVRFPPDVVRELVSKAPRELTLAGRTKEFDLPMTGDHFYTTMDGCGVHVWEAETNSRRESLLEDIRRTAVIGDYLPYLSIYEPMVVAHDVPEKVHVATGVKVGLENTQKHILSESTTNAAEARAQVAMASEVLGSLEELRKRHLLSAMLCTISPLSVDGNASDAALVWAENHVPVHITGMAQTGVSGPASIAGDLVVNHAETLAVVCMLEAHEPGAPAIYGSVLSGMDPKTGAYMGSSPESDLLAIGSIEMAKFLRLPDSVGGFGSTAKSPGVQASLEHMLSAVVCANYGGEVVNGLGEPAGSTLLSYEQILLDHEIAAMIIKVYQGFKVDKEELAVSLIEKIGIGGSYLAQRHTLERVRRMHVPMLWDSSPYDAWVAKGQKDPMEEAREKTEWIIKNHTPEPLPHDTSRRLNAIVATLVKSA